A genomic region of Caldicellulosiruptor acetigenus contains the following coding sequences:
- the nifH gene encoding nitrogenase iron protein: MMRQIAIYGKGGIGKSTTTQNTVAALATLGKKVMIVGCDPKADSTRLILGVKSQVTVMDTVREVGESNVKLDKVMFTGFGGVRCVESGGPEPGVGCAGRGVITAINLLEELGAFTDDLDFVFYDVLGDVVCGGFAMPIREGKANEIYIVASGEMMALYAANNICRGILKFAETSGVRLGGIICNSRRVENEKELLEAFCKRLGTQLIKFIPRDNIVQKAEINRKTVIEYDPESNQAKEYLDLAKRIIENDMFVIPKPMPMDELEKLIEEYGLAD, from the coding sequence ATTATGAGACAGATTGCTATTTATGGAAAAGGTGGAATTGGAAAATCAACAACAACTCAAAACACAGTTGCAGCTCTGGCAACTCTTGGTAAAAAGGTAATGATTGTCGGATGTGACCCAAAAGCTGACTCAACACGCCTTATTTTAGGTGTCAAGTCTCAGGTAACGGTTATGGACACTGTGCGAGAGGTGGGTGAAAGCAATGTCAAGCTTGACAAAGTGATGTTCACTGGTTTTGGTGGAGTTAGGTGTGTTGAGTCTGGTGGGCCAGAGCCTGGTGTTGGGTGTGCTGGACGTGGTGTTATAACGGCAATCAACCTTTTAGAGGAGCTTGGAGCTTTTACTGACGACCTTGACTTTGTGTTCTACGATGTTCTGGGCGACGTTGTGTGTGGTGGTTTTGCAATGCCAATCAGAGAAGGCAAGGCAAACGAGATATATATTGTTGCATCTGGTGAGATGATGGCACTTTATGCCGCGAACAACATCTGCAGAGGAATACTCAAGTTTGCTGAAACAAGTGGTGTTAGACTTGGTGGTATAATTTGCAATTCGCGTAGGGTTGAAAATGAAAAAGAACTTTTAGAAGCATTCTGCAAACGTCTTGGAACACAGCTTATAAAGTTTATCCCGCGTGATAATATTGTCCAAAAAGCTGAGATTAACAGAAAAACTGTTATTGAATACGACCCAGAGAGCAATCAGGCAAAAGAGTATTTGGACTTGGCAAAAAGGATAATTGAAAATGA
- a CDS encoding P-II family nitrogen regulator, whose protein sequence is MKKIECIIRPEKLEEVKDALNQLGIKGMTVSQVMGCGLQKGRTEYYRGVEININLLPKVKIELIVKDSEVDRIVNTIVKVARSGKIGDGKIFIYNVENAVRIRTGEQGETAI, encoded by the coding sequence ATGAAAAAGATTGAGTGTATCATTAGACCTGAAAAGCTTGAAGAGGTAAAGGATGCTTTAAATCAACTTGGAATTAAAGGCATGACAGTGTCACAGGTTATGGGCTGTGGTCTTCAAAAAGGAAGAACTGAATATTACAGGGGTGTGGAGATTAATATAAATCTTTTGCCAAAGGTCAAGATAGAGCTTATTGTAAAGGACTCAGAAGTGGATAGAATTGTTAATACCATTGTTAAAGTAGCACGCTCTGGAAAGATAGGCGACGGCAAGATATTCATTTATAACGTAGAAAATGCAGTGAGAATAAGAACTGGCGAACAGGGCGAGACAGCAATTTAA
- a CDS encoding ammonium transporter, producing MNRLIKNYKAFLIPVGTIATLLLVTSIAKADQVTPDKVAIAVDNVWVLVTAFLVFFMQAGFAMVEAGFTRAKNASNIVMKNLMDFAIGSVIFWLFGFAFMFGKDAGGFIGTSGFFLSDSFKHLGLSIPLTSFLIFQTVFAATAATIVSGAMAERTKFIAYCIYSAVISFIIYPVVGHWAWGGGWLSKLGFIDFAGSTVVHSVGGWSALIGAALLGPRIGKYTKDGKVNAIPGHSITLAALGTFILWFGWFGFNPGSTLSGMNEKIGDIAVNTNLAAAMGANLAMIYTWLKYKKPDVSMTLNGALAGLVAITAGCASVNPWGAAIIGGLAGILVVVAVEFIDKKLKIDDPVGAISVHGVCGAFGTLMVGLFALDGGLFYGGGIKQFLVQLAGVASTFVWTTVTAFILFAIIKITVGLRVSEEEEIEGLDVAEHGATAYSDFVMKSQTVK from the coding sequence ATGAATAGACTCATTAAAAACTACAAGGCCTTTTTAATCCCGGTAGGGACAATTGCAACTTTGCTGCTTGTTACATCAATAGCAAAAGCAGACCAGGTTACACCCGATAAAGTGGCAATTGCCGTTGATAATGTCTGGGTTCTTGTTACGGCATTTTTGGTGTTCTTTATGCAAGCAGGATTTGCAATGGTCGAAGCAGGCTTTACCAGAGCAAAAAATGCGAGCAATATTGTTATGAAAAACTTAATGGACTTTGCAATAGGTTCTGTGATATTCTGGCTCTTTGGATTTGCATTCATGTTTGGGAAAGACGCAGGTGGGTTTATCGGTACGTCTGGATTTTTCCTGAGTGATTCATTTAAACACTTGGGCCTGTCTATCCCGCTTACATCATTTTTGATCTTCCAAACAGTGTTTGCTGCAACAGCTGCAACAATTGTCTCAGGTGCTATGGCTGAAAGAACAAAGTTTATTGCGTATTGCATTTACAGTGCTGTAATTTCATTTATCATCTATCCTGTTGTAGGTCACTGGGCATGGGGCGGCGGTTGGCTGAGCAAACTTGGATTTATCGACTTTGCAGGTTCTACTGTTGTACATTCTGTTGGTGGTTGGAGTGCTCTGATTGGTGCTGCATTGCTTGGACCAAGAATAGGTAAATACACAAAAGATGGTAAAGTAAATGCTATACCTGGTCATAGTATAACCTTGGCAGCACTTGGAACGTTTATATTGTGGTTTGGTTGGTTTGGATTCAACCCAGGTTCAACCTTATCTGGTATGAATGAAAAGATTGGCGATATTGCTGTCAACACCAACCTGGCAGCTGCGATGGGTGCAAACTTAGCAATGATATACACATGGCTAAAGTACAAAAAACCAGACGTTAGTATGACACTAAACGGTGCTTTGGCTGGCCTTGTTGCAATCACAGCAGGCTGTGCATCTGTCAACCCATGGGGTGCAGCAATAATAGGCGGGCTTGCAGGTATATTGGTTGTAGTGGCTGTTGAGTTTATCGACAAGAAACTCAAGATAGACGATCCAGTTGGTGCAATTTCTGTGCACGGCGTATGTGGAGCTTTTGGAACACTGATGGTCGGACTTTTTGCTCTAGATGGCGGACTTTTCTATGGTGGAGGAATAAAACAGTTTTTGGTTCAGCTTGCTGGTGTTGCATCAACATTTGTATGGACCACTGTGACAGCTTTTATCCTCTTTGCAATCATCAAAATAACAGTTGGACTCAGAGTTTCTGAAGAAGAAGAGATAGAAGGTCTTGACGTTGCAGAACATGGTGCAACAGCGTATAGTGACTTTGTAATGAAGTCTCAGACAGTAAAGTAA
- a CDS encoding nucleotidyl transferase AbiEii/AbiGii toxin family protein, with amino-acid sequence MDIEVLDPVGYEICRNIAKSNLSKKFYLAGGTALALQLQHRKSYDLDFFQKEVSEKIEFEYIYNILTKLFSKKDVNIIIKQLDQVTSTICGVKVSFIAYPFPLIEPLVQGDKIDIRLKGINLASPKEIALMKAYTIGRRPTYRDYIDLYFLLKRGIVNLEYILEKAPQKFVIEGESVFSKKLFLEQLMYTEDIIDKETALISVIGKTPKVDEIEKFLTQQAKIVIEKYIKKRGMLL; translated from the coding sequence ATGGATATAGAAGTATTAGACCCAGTAGGGTATGAAATATGTAGAAATATCGCTAAAAGCAATTTGTCAAAAAAATTCTACCTTGCAGGTGGTACTGCACTAGCATTACAGCTTCAGCATAGAAAGTCATATGACTTGGATTTTTTTCAAAAAGAAGTTAGCGAAAAGATAGAATTTGAATATATTTACAATATCTTAACCAAGTTATTTTCTAAAAAGGATGTAAATATTATTATAAAGCAACTTGACCAAGTGACTTCTACAATATGTGGAGTAAAGGTAAGTTTCATTGCATATCCTTTCCCTTTGATTGAGCCATTAGTCCAAGGTGATAAAATAGACATTCGTTTAAAAGGAATCAATTTAGCATCTCCTAAGGAAATAGCTTTGATGAAAGCGTATACCATCGGTAGACGACCAACATATAGAGATTATATTGACTTGTATTTTTTACTCAAAAGAGGTATTGTAAATTTAGAATATATTTTAGAGAAAGCACCCCAGAAATTTGTAATAGAAGGTGAATCAGTTTTTTCAAAGAAATTGTTCTTAGAACAACTTATGTATACAGAAGATATAATTGATAAAGAAACGGCATTAATCTCTGTAATAGGTAAAACACCAAAAGTAGATGAAATAGAAAAGTTTTTAACTCAGCAAGCTAAAATAGTAATTGAAAAGTATATAAAGAAAAGAGGTATGCTACTGTGA
- a CDS encoding DUF6922 domain-containing protein codes for MKLPEDFKILFKNYNFEMLDTEKHKELIIKTVLAKGNWEHIEKLFTFYSFNEIKEVFLKDFYGVQELPIPTIYLWGSLFLDEKEYWEYRNMRSKMNLVEKWKQTRKVYK; via the coding sequence GTGAAACTTCCAGAGGATTTTAAAATCTTATTCAAAAATTACAACTTTGAAATGTTAGATACAGAAAAACACAAAGAATTAATAATAAAGACAGTATTGGCAAAAGGCAATTGGGAACATATTGAAAAGCTTTTTACTTTTTATAGTTTCAACGAAATAAAAGAAGTATTCTTGAAAGACTTTTATGGAGTTCAAGAACTCCCTATACCTACAATTTATCTTTGGGGAAGTCTATTTCTCGATGAAAAAGAGTATTGGGAATACAGAAATATGAGAAGTAAGATGAACTTAGTAGAAAAGTGGAAACAGACAAGAAAGGTTTATAAGTAA
- a CDS encoding 2-isopropylmalate synthase, translated as MARVEFNPRTNLIEQAAYKYTLQDVPEPNLYREIFPYTEIPKIAFNHRHVPMFVPDEIWITDTTFRDGQQARSPYTVEQIVRLYDYLHELDNDSGVIRQTEFFLYSKKDREAVIKCMERGYRYPEVTSWIRARKEDFQLVKEMGIKETGILVSCSDYHIFKKLNMTRKQAMEMYLSIVEAALEHGIIPRCHFEDITRADFYGFVVPFANELMKLARQANMPVKIRACDTLGLGVSYPGVALPRSVQGIIYGLRHYAEVPSEWLEWHGHNDFYKAVVNSGTAWLYGASAVNCSLLGIGERTGNTPLEAMVIEYAQLRGTTKNMRLEVITEIADYFEKELDYEIPPRTPFVGRAFNATRAGIHADGILKDEEIYNIFDTKKILNRPIVIAVDAHSGLAGIAAWINTYFRLEGDKRIDKRDPRVAKIKEWVDKEYENGRTTVIGDDELEMVVREVMPELFKMHESRVK; from the coding sequence GTGGCAAGAGTAGAATTTAATCCCAGGACAAACCTAATTGAGCAGGCAGCGTATAAATATACACTCCAGGATGTTCCAGAGCCGAACCTCTATAGAGAGATTTTCCCATACACAGAGATACCCAAGATAGCATTCAACCACAGGCATGTCCCTATGTTTGTGCCTGATGAGATATGGATAACAGATACAACATTCAGAGATGGTCAGCAAGCAAGGTCTCCTTATACAGTTGAACAGATTGTAAGGCTTTATGATTATCTCCACGAGCTTGACAACGACTCTGGTGTTATCCGTCAGACAGAGTTTTTCCTATATTCAAAAAAAGATAGAGAAGCTGTTATTAAATGCATGGAAAGAGGTTATAGGTATCCAGAGGTTACCTCATGGATAAGAGCAAGAAAAGAGGATTTTCAACTTGTGAAAGAAATGGGCATCAAAGAAACGGGAATTTTGGTGTCCTGCTCTGACTATCATATATTTAAAAAACTCAATATGACAAGAAAACAGGCAATGGAAATGTATCTTTCTATTGTTGAAGCAGCACTTGAACATGGAATTATTCCGCGCTGCCATTTTGAGGACATCACAAGAGCAGACTTTTACGGCTTTGTTGTTCCGTTTGCAAACGAGCTTATGAAACTTGCGCGCCAAGCAAATATGCCTGTAAAGATTAGAGCATGCGATACCCTCGGGCTTGGTGTGTCTTACCCGGGAGTTGCTCTGCCAAGAAGCGTGCAGGGAATAATTTATGGACTTAGACACTATGCAGAGGTGCCGTCTGAGTGGCTTGAGTGGCACGGTCACAACGATTTTTACAAAGCTGTTGTCAACTCTGGCACTGCATGGCTTTACGGTGCATCTGCAGTCAACTGTTCGCTTCTGGGTATTGGCGAGAGGACGGGCAATACTCCGCTTGAGGCTATGGTAATTGAATATGCCCAGCTTCGTGGGACAACAAAGAATATGAGGCTTGAGGTAATCACTGAGATTGCAGATTACTTTGAAAAAGAGCTTGACTATGAGATTCCACCAAGAACGCCGTTTGTAGGAAGGGCATTTAATGCAACAAGAGCAGGAATTCATGCTGACGGTATTTTAAAGGATGAGGAAATCTACAACATCTTTGATACAAAGAAGATTTTAAACCGTCCAATTGTCATTGCAGTTGATGCGCACTCTGGGCTTGCAGGTATCGCTGCATGGATTAACACATATTTCAGGCTTGAAGGTGACAAGAGAATTGACAAGCGCGACCCTAGAGTTGCTAAAATCAAAGAGTGGGTTGACAAGGAGTACGAAAATGGAAGAACAACTGTTATTGGCGACGATGAGCTTGAAATGGTTGTTCGCGAAGTCATGCCAGAGCTTTTCAAGATGCATGAAAGCAGGGTAAAATAG
- a CDS encoding DNA recombination protein RmuC: MEVVLLIVIIVLIVSNLLLLIRLKNNMSSSETQNKLLEIEKELEQIQNSISQQFSQNKNETQSMISSFGGILMTRFSDISNQIINFTSSNQERLDSIRKEIDSKLEKIRETVDSQLQSTLETKLSQSFKLVSERLELVHRGLGEMQALAGSVGDLKKILSNVKVRGTLGEIQLGNIIGQILDSSQYERNVRIKPHTQEQVEFAIKIPSKNSKDNEFIYLPIDSKFPIESYQRLIEAQEKAEAEEVARFSKELENSIRQNAKAIKEKYIDPPKTTDFAIMFLPSEGLYAEVLRIPGLFESVQREYKVIIAGPTTVVAMLNTISLGFKTLAIEKRTSEVWELLSAVKTEFSRFAEILEKVKKKLSEAQDTIDTATRKTRTIERKLKSVEVLSSEKDPEKILYDEEAIEEG, translated from the coding sequence TTGGAAGTAGTTTTGCTAATTGTTATTATCGTTCTTATCGTATCAAACTTGTTACTGCTCATAAGACTTAAAAACAATATGAGTTCTTCTGAGACACAAAATAAACTTTTGGAGATTGAAAAGGAACTTGAACAAATTCAAAATTCCATATCGCAACAATTTTCTCAGAATAAAAATGAAACGCAAAGTATGATAAGTTCATTTGGCGGCATTTTGATGACAAGGTTTTCAGACATATCCAATCAGATAATAAATTTTACATCATCAAATCAGGAGAGGCTTGACAGTATCCGAAAAGAGATAGATAGCAAGCTTGAGAAAATACGAGAGACTGTTGACAGCCAGCTACAAAGCACATTAGAGACAAAACTTTCGCAGTCTTTCAAGCTTGTATCAGAGCGTCTTGAGCTTGTCCACAGAGGGCTTGGTGAGATGCAGGCCCTGGCAGGAAGTGTTGGAGACCTTAAAAAGATTTTGAGCAATGTAAAGGTTAGAGGCACGCTTGGTGAGATTCAGCTTGGCAATATCATAGGCCAGATTTTGGATTCTTCACAGTACGAAAGAAATGTAAGGATAAAACCACACACTCAAGAGCAAGTTGAGTTTGCTATTAAGATTCCTTCTAAAAATTCAAAGGATAATGAATTTATATACCTTCCAATAGACTCTAAATTCCCCATAGAAAGTTATCAGCGGCTTATTGAGGCGCAGGAGAAAGCGGAGGCAGAAGAAGTTGCAAGATTTTCAAAGGAGCTTGAAAATAGTATAAGGCAAAATGCAAAGGCTATAAAGGAAAAGTATATAGACCCGCCTAAAACAACAGACTTTGCTATCATGTTTTTGCCCTCTGAAGGGCTTTATGCAGAGGTTTTGAGAATACCCGGGCTGTTTGAGTCTGTGCAAAGGGAATACAAGGTGATTATTGCGGGACCCACAACAGTTGTTGCAATGCTCAACACCATTTCACTTGGCTTTAAAACCCTTGCAATTGAAAAGAGAACAAGCGAGGTTTGGGAGCTTTTGTCAGCGGTCAAAACTGAATTTTCAAGGTTTGCTGAGATTCTTGAAAAGGTTAAAAAGAAGCTTTCTGAGGCACAGGATACAATTGACACTGCAACAAGAAAGACAAGAACCATAGAAAGAAAACTCAAAAGTGTTGAGGTCCTCTCTTCCGAAAAAGACCCTGAAAAGATTCTTTATGACGAGGAAGCTATTGAAGAAGGTTAA